In the genome of Cercospora beticola chromosome 2, complete sequence, one region contains:
- the SEC14 gene encoding cytosolic factor, phosphatidylinositol/phosphatidylcholine transfer protein: MAAENPHFEPNPQYDHYDFPTTAPENKPGHPGHTTKEQDAQVEQLRMMLESEGYTERLDTLTLLRFLRARKFDVQQTKEMFVKSEEWRKTFGGGVDNLVRTFEYKEKEQLLPYYPQYYHKTDKDGRPVYIEKYGNIDLEAMRKITTDERMLENLVVEYEKVADPRLPACSRKAGQLLETCCTIMDFKGVGLMKMNQVYGYVQRASAISQDYYPERLGKLYLINTPWGFSSVFGVVKRFLDPVTVAKIHVLGGGYQKELLAQVPAENLPKEFGGTCECPGGCQLSDAGPWHDAQFAKPAKWETQKTETKPADNTIPATETHTGEGAPAAAPPAGTTAAPAPAGDRVPGTEAHTGAPAPQ, translated from the exons ATGGCTGCAGAGAACCCACACTTCGAGCCGAACCCCCAGTACGATCACTACGACTTCCCAACGACCGCACCTGAGAACAAGCCTGGCCACCCAGGCCACACCACGAAAGAGCAAGATGCCCAGGTTGAGCAGCTGCGAATGATGCTGGAGTCGGAGGGGTATACCGAGAGACTCGATACTTTGACCCTCCTGCGATTCTTGAGAGCAAGAAAGTTTGATGTCCAACAGACCAAGGAGAT GTTTGTCAAGAGCGAGGAGTGGCGCAAGACCTTTGGAGGTGGTGTGGACAACCTTGTGAGGACATTTGAGtacaaggagaaggagcaaCTGCTGCCCTACTACCCACAATACTACCACAAGACCGACAAGGATGGCCGACCAGTTTACATTGAGAAGTACGGAAATATTGACCTCGAGGCCATGCGGAAAATCACCACCGACGAGCGCATGTTGGAGAACCTCGTTGTTGAGTACGAGAAGGTTGCCGATCCCCGTCTGCCCGCTTGCTCGCGCAAAGCTGgccagctgctcgagacCTGCTGCACCATTATGGACTTCAAGGGCGTGGgtttgatgaagatgaaccAGGTTTACGGATACGTCCAGCGTGCTTCGGCTATCAGCCAAGACTACTACCCTGAGCGACTCGGAAAGCTGTACCTCATCAACACACCTTGGGGCTTCAGCAGTGTCTTCGGCGTGGTCAAGCGCTTCTTGGACCCAGTCACCGTTGCGAAGATCCACGTGCTCGGTGGAGGTTACCAGAAGGAGTTGTTGGCACAGGTGCCGGCCGAGAATCTGCCCAAAGAGTTTGGCGGCACTTGCGAATGCCCTGGTGGATGCCAGCTGAGCGACGCCGGTCCAT GGCACGATGCACAATTTGCCAAGCCAGCGAAGTGGGAGACGCAGAAGACAGAGACCAAGCCCGCCGACAACACGATCCCTGCGACCGAGACGCATACCGGCGAAGgcgctccagctgctgctcctcctgcAGGCACTACCGCTGCACCAGCCCCAGCCGGGGACCGCGTTCCAGGAACTGAGGCTCACACTGGCGCTCCAGCTCCACAGTAA